In the Pelorhabdus rhamnosifermentans genome, GTCATTAATTTTTATGACTACTCCTTTAGTACATTGTCCCCGACAGAAGTTTCCTTCTAAATCAATTTTTCCTGCTACTTGGTATTTTTCAATTAAGTTAATAAAAGCAAGCAATACGTCTTGTGCCCCCCGAAGGTGGCAAGCACTCCCAACGCAGATTGATATGTGAGTCATAATACCTCTCTTATTGATTGTTATTTTTTTCACATGATCAGCATTTTTACATCCTGTATATTATAGGAAAAACCATGCGAATGAATCTGTAATAAGATCTAATTCTATAGTAAATTAGCAATTCCCTGCTCTTAATAATTCACCCTTGTCAAATTTGATTTTGTGGAGGAGGTAAAGAGCATTATGAGGGCGACAAGCCAATGAAGCCTTTAGAAAGATTTATATACCCTTCCATGGCTTATCAGATTTGCCGAATCCCCTCGGAGTGGTATCGCTCGCCGATATCTGTAATGACAAAAGATGTCGAAATTGGTATAATATAATATCTAAAACTTAGCGGAACCTCTGTTTTTTACAGCTATTCCGCAACCGGCTATTTTGACCTATGGTCTTATGTTTTTGATTTTATTAAGGCAATTAAAGTATCAGTCACATCTGGGCAGCGCCTTTATCGCCGCCGGCGATGATGTACTGCGTCTTGTGGC is a window encoding:
- a CDS encoding (2Fe-2S) ferredoxin domain-containing protein, producing the protein MTHISICVGSACHLRGAQDVLLAFINLIEKYQVAGKIDLEGNFCRGQCTKGVVIKINDEIITNVTKERVYDIFREKVLEGDFS